In Streptomyces chartreusis, the following proteins share a genomic window:
- a CDS encoding FadR/GntR family transcriptional regulator gives MRRMPGQPRNSRTSEESRNSRIQRQVMQLIIDRRLQAGALLPTEAELMEDLGVSRNSVREALKALQALDIVEIRHGYGTYVGQASLTPLIDGLTFRTLARHDHDTGALAEILQVREVLEEGLIRRVAATVSEGELDRLDAVVSRMEAAGRSGRPFPELDREFHELLYASLGNDLVPQLLAAFWTVFRRVNGARGRPDDPSPEVTARWHRDIVTALRAGDVEGAQRAMAVHFRGISARAGREPGGGG, from the coding sequence ATGCGCCGCATGCCCGGGCAGCCCAGGAACAGTCGTACGTCCGAGGAGTCCAGGAACAGCCGGATCCAGCGCCAGGTCATGCAGTTGATCATCGACCGCAGGCTCCAGGCGGGCGCCCTGCTGCCCACCGAGGCCGAGCTGATGGAGGACCTCGGCGTCAGCCGCAACTCCGTGCGCGAGGCGCTCAAAGCGCTCCAGGCCCTCGACATCGTGGAGATCAGGCACGGCTACGGGACGTATGTCGGCCAGGCCTCGCTCACCCCGCTGATCGACGGGCTGACCTTCCGCACGCTCGCCCGGCACGACCACGACACCGGTGCGCTCGCCGAGATCCTCCAGGTGCGGGAGGTGCTGGAGGAGGGGCTGATCCGGCGGGTGGCGGCGACGGTGAGCGAGGGTGAGCTGGACCGGCTGGATGCGGTCGTGTCCCGGATGGAGGCGGCGGGACGGTCCGGGCGGCCCTTTCCGGAGCTGGACCGCGAGTTCCACGAGCTGCTCTACGCCTCGCTCGGCAACGACCTCGTGCCGCAGCTCCTCGCCGCGTTCTGGACGGTCTTCCGCCGTGTGAACGGCGCCCGCGGCCGCCCCGACGACCCCTCGCCCGAGGTCACGGCCCGCTGGCACCGCGATATCGTCACCGCCTTGCGTGCCGGGGACGTGGAGGGAGCGCAGCGGGCGATGGCCGTCCATTTCCGGGGGATCTCGGCGAGGGCGGGGCGGGAACCGGGGGGCGGAGGATGA
- a CDS encoding ATP-binding cassette domain-containing protein, which yields MTEPHVADSHELIRVHGARENNLKDVSIEIPKRRLTVFTGVSGSGKSSLVFDTIAAESQRLINETYSAFLQGFMPNLARPEVDVLDGLTTAITVDQQRMGSDPRSTVGTATDANAMLRILFSRLGKPHIGPPAAYSFNVASVSAQGGFTIDRGADKTKTEKVSFSRTGGMCTHCEGRGRVSDIDLTQLYDDSKSLSEDPFTIPTYTGDGWVVRVIAESGFFDKEKPIAKYTKKERHDFLYREPTKVKINGVNLTYEGLIPKLQKTFLSKDRESMQPHIRAFVDRAVTFAECPDCGGTRLSEQARSSKIDKVSIADACAMEIRDLAEWVRGLKEPSVAPLLAKLQHSLDSFVEIGLGYLSLDRASGTLSGGEAQRTKMIRHLGSSLTDVTYVFDEPTIGLHPHDIQRMNNLLLRLRDKGNTVLVVEHKPETIAIADHVVDLGPGAGTAGGTVCFEGTLDGLRASDTVTGRHLDDRAKLKETVREATGKLAIRGAGANNLQDVDVDIPLGVLCVVTGVAGSGKSSLVHGSIPAPEGVVSVDQTPIRGSRRSNPATYTGLLEPIRKAFAKANGVKPALFSANSEGACPTCNGAGVIYTDLAIMQSVATTCEDCEGKRFDASVLEYHFGGRDISEVLAMSVTEAEEFFREGDARIPAAHRIVERMADVGLGYLTLGQPLTTLSGGERQRLKLAVHMADKGGVYVLDEPTTGLHLADVEQLLGLLDRLVESGKSVIVIEHHQAVMAHADWIIDLGPGAGHDGGRIVFEGTPADLVAERSTLTGEHLAAYIGG from the coding sequence ATGACCGAGCCGCACGTTGCCGACAGCCACGAACTGATCCGTGTGCACGGTGCCCGGGAGAACAACCTCAAGGACGTCAGCATCGAGATCCCCAAGCGCCGGCTGACGGTGTTCACCGGGGTCTCCGGCTCGGGCAAGAGCTCCCTGGTGTTCGACACGATCGCCGCCGAGTCGCAGCGGCTGATCAACGAGACCTACAGCGCGTTCCTGCAAGGGTTCATGCCGAACCTCGCGCGGCCCGAGGTCGACGTCCTGGACGGCCTGACCACCGCCATCACCGTCGACCAGCAGCGCATGGGCTCCGACCCGCGCTCCACCGTCGGCACCGCCACCGACGCCAACGCGATGCTGCGGATCCTCTTCAGCAGGCTCGGCAAGCCGCACATCGGCCCGCCCGCCGCGTACTCCTTCAACGTCGCCTCGGTCTCGGCGCAGGGCGGCTTCACCATCGACCGGGGCGCCGACAAGACCAAGACCGAGAAGGTCTCCTTCAGCCGCACCGGCGGCATGTGCACCCACTGCGAGGGCCGGGGCCGGGTCTCCGACATCGACCTCACACAGCTCTACGACGACTCCAAGTCGCTCTCGGAGGACCCGTTCACCATCCCCACCTACACGGGAGACGGGTGGGTCGTGCGGGTCATCGCCGAGTCGGGCTTCTTCGACAAGGAGAAGCCGATCGCGAAGTACACCAAGAAGGAGCGGCACGACTTCCTCTACCGCGAGCCGACCAAGGTCAAGATCAACGGGGTCAACCTCACCTACGAGGGTCTGATCCCCAAGCTCCAGAAGACCTTCCTTTCCAAGGACCGCGAGTCGATGCAGCCGCACATCCGGGCCTTCGTGGACCGGGCGGTCACCTTCGCGGAATGCCCTGACTGCGGCGGCACCCGGCTCAGCGAGCAGGCCCGCTCCTCGAAGATCGACAAGGTCAGCATCGCCGACGCCTGCGCGATGGAGATCCGCGACCTCGCCGAATGGGTCCGCGGGCTGAAGGAGCCGTCGGTCGCGCCGCTGCTCGCCAAGCTCCAGCACAGCCTCGACTCGTTCGTGGAGATCGGCCTCGGCTACCTCTCCCTCGACCGGGCCTCGGGCACGCTGTCCGGCGGTGAGGCGCAGCGCACCAAGATGATCCGCCACCTCGGCTCCTCGCTCACCGACGTCACGTACGTCTTCGACGAGCCCACCATCGGTCTGCACCCGCACGACATCCAGCGCATGAACAACCTGCTGCTGCGCCTGCGGGACAAGGGCAACACGGTGCTCGTGGTCGAGCACAAGCCGGAGACGATCGCCATCGCCGACCATGTCGTGGACCTGGGCCCCGGCGCGGGCACGGCCGGCGGCACCGTCTGCTTCGAGGGCACCCTCGACGGGCTGCGGGCCTCCGACACCGTCACCGGCCGCCACCTCGACGACCGGGCGAAGCTCAAGGAGACGGTCCGCGAGGCCACCGGCAAGCTCGCGATCCGCGGCGCCGGCGCCAACAACCTCCAGGACGTCGACGTCGACATCCCGCTCGGCGTGCTCTGTGTCGTCACCGGCGTCGCCGGCTCCGGCAAGAGCTCGCTCGTGCACGGCTCGATCCCGGCGCCGGAGGGCGTGGTCTCGGTGGACCAGACGCCGATCCGCGGCTCGCGGCGCAGCAACCCGGCGACGTACACCGGACTCCTTGAGCCGATCCGCAAGGCGTTCGCCAAGGCCAACGGCGTCAAGCCGGCCCTGTTCAGTGCCAACTCCGAGGGCGCCTGCCCGACCTGCAACGGCGCCGGGGTCATCTACACCGACCTGGCGATCATGCAGAGCGTCGCCACGACCTGCGAGGACTGCGAGGGCAAGCGGTTCGACGCGTCGGTGCTCGAGTACCACTTCGGCGGGCGGGACATCAGCGAGGTGCTCGCGATGTCGGTGACCGAGGCGGAGGAGTTCTTCCGCGAGGGCGACGCGCGGATCCCGGCCGCGCACCGGATCGTCGAGCGGATGGCGGACGTCGGCCTCGGCTACCTCACCCTCGGCCAGCCGCTGACCACGCTGTCCGGCGGTGAGCGCCAGCGGCTGAAGCTGGCCGTGCACATGGCCGACAAGGGCGGGGTGTACGTCCTCGACGAGCCGACGACCGGTCTGCACCTGGCCGACGTCGAGCAGCTGCTCGGCCTGCTGGACCGGCTCGTGGAGTCCGGCAAGTCGGTCATCGTCATCGAGCACCACCAGGCCGTCATGGCGCACGCCGACTGGATCATCGACCTCGGCCCCGGCGCCGGTCACGACGGTGGCCGGATCGTCTTCGAGGGCACCCCCGCCGACCTCGTCGCAGAGCGCTCCACCCTCACCGGTGAGCACCTCGCGGCGTACATCGGCGGCTGA
- a CDS encoding helix-turn-helix transcriptional regulator — MDREYAQPLDVEALARGVHMSAGHLSREFRAAYGESPYSYLMTRRIERAMALLRRGDRSVTEVCFEVGCSSLGTFSTRFTELVGMSPSAYRRQEADATDGMPSCVAKQVTRPLRNRPAPFSLAAAVNGVVPGDGQRSA, encoded by the coding sequence ATGGACCGGGAGTACGCGCAGCCGCTGGACGTCGAGGCGCTGGCGCGGGGCGTGCACATGTCGGCGGGTCACCTCAGCCGCGAGTTCCGGGCCGCGTACGGCGAGTCGCCCTACAGTTACCTGATGACGCGGCGCATCGAGCGGGCCATGGCGCTGCTGCGCCGCGGCGACCGCAGCGTCACCGAGGTGTGCTTCGAGGTCGGCTGTTCGTCCCTCGGGACCTTCAGCACCCGCTTCACGGAGCTGGTCGGCATGTCGCCCAGCGCCTACCGCCGGCAGGAGGCGGACGCGACGGACGGGATGCCGTCGTGCGTGGCGAAGCAGGTGACCAGGCCGCTCAGGAACCGGCCGGCGCCGTTCAGCCTCGCGGCCGCTGTCAACGGAGTGGTGCCGGGCGACGGTCAGCGCTCGGCATGA
- a CDS encoding dipeptide/oligopeptide/nickel ABC transporter permease/ATP-binding protein yields MTFNRKRLAEALSRPGIRLRGWRKLPMLSKVAVCFLAVVVVVALFAPLLAPHDPLDQQPPVDGTGHPSADHWMGQDSLGRDILSRLMYGARWSLAIGLGATLLALVVGALIGAVAATSRKAVDETLMRCLDVVMAFPGIALAAVLVAVFGGGITVLICAIAFLFTPPVARVVRANVLDQYGEDYVTAERVIGARTPHIVIKHVAINCAAPVLVFCTVQVAEAIVFEASLSFIGAGVRPPDPSWGSVIADGKNMVLTGGWWATVFPGLLMLVTVLCLNILSEGVSDAWAAPSAREVDVKEQRDHLEAPEPGSGEVLQLPGLTEAAARLRSRARPLPGGRLPVLAVENLAIGFEGRHNGVDIVDGISFEVQPGEVLGLVGESGCGKSLTALAVMGLEPKGARVRGHVRFNQRQLVGEPMRVRRKLLGHEMAMIYQDALSSLNPAMTIRSQLKQVVRRGGRRGPHELLTLVGLDPERTLRSYPHELSGGQRQRVLIAMALSRDPKLIVADEPTTALDVTVQAQIIELLLRLRQELGFALILVSHDLALVSDVTDRVVVMYGGQIVETGVTADLVEAPAHHYTRGLLGSVLSLESAQERMTQIKGVVPSPADFPAGCRFADRCPLASEVCRTTAPALAGTPTHTAACHHPAILLSPTDRSESEAVT; encoded by the coding sequence ATGACGTTCAACCGCAAGCGTCTGGCCGAGGCGCTGTCCCGGCCCGGCATCCGTCTGCGCGGCTGGCGCAAGCTGCCGATGCTGTCGAAGGTGGCCGTCTGCTTCCTGGCCGTCGTCGTGGTGGTCGCGCTGTTCGCCCCGCTGCTCGCCCCGCACGACCCGCTCGACCAGCAGCCGCCGGTCGACGGCACCGGGCATCCGTCCGCCGACCACTGGATGGGCCAGGACAGCCTCGGCCGGGACATCCTGAGCCGGCTGATGTACGGGGCCCGCTGGTCGCTGGCGATCGGGCTCGGCGCGACCTTGCTCGCGCTCGTGGTCGGCGCTCTGATCGGCGCCGTCGCGGCGACCTCGCGCAAGGCGGTCGACGAGACGCTGATGCGCTGTCTGGACGTGGTGATGGCGTTCCCGGGCATCGCGCTGGCCGCGGTGCTCGTCGCGGTCTTCGGCGGCGGCATCACCGTCCTGATCTGCGCGATCGCCTTCCTGTTCACACCGCCCGTGGCCCGGGTGGTCCGGGCGAACGTCCTCGACCAGTACGGCGAGGACTATGTGACGGCGGAACGGGTCATCGGCGCCCGCACCCCGCACATCGTCATCAAGCACGTGGCGATCAACTGCGCCGCCCCGGTGCTGGTGTTCTGCACCGTGCAGGTGGCCGAGGCGATCGTCTTCGAGGCGTCGCTGTCGTTCATCGGCGCGGGCGTGCGGCCGCCGGACCCGTCCTGGGGCAGCGTCATCGCGGACGGCAAGAACATGGTCCTGACCGGCGGCTGGTGGGCGACCGTCTTCCCCGGGCTGCTGATGCTGGTGACCGTCCTGTGCCTGAACATCCTCTCCGAGGGCGTCTCGGACGCGTGGGCGGCGCCGTCCGCACGCGAGGTCGACGTGAAGGAGCAGCGCGACCACCTGGAGGCACCTGAGCCGGGCAGCGGCGAGGTGCTCCAGCTGCCCGGGCTCACGGAGGCGGCGGCCCGGCTGCGGTCACGGGCCCGGCCGCTGCCCGGGGGACGGCTGCCGGTGCTCGCGGTGGAGAACCTGGCGATCGGCTTCGAAGGCCGGCACAACGGTGTGGACATCGTCGACGGCATCAGCTTCGAGGTGCAGCCCGGCGAGGTCCTCGGCCTGGTCGGCGAGTCGGGCTGCGGGAAGTCGCTGACCGCGCTCGCGGTGATGGGCCTGGAGCCGAAGGGCGCCCGGGTGCGCGGCCACGTCCGGTTCAACCAGCGGCAGTTGGTGGGCGAGCCGATGCGGGTACGCCGCAAGCTGCTGGGCCACGAGATGGCGATGATCTACCAGGACGCCCTGTCGTCCCTGAACCCGGCGATGACGATCCGCTCGCAGCTCAAGCAGGTCGTACGCCGTGGCGGCCGGCGCGGCCCGCACGAGCTGCTCACCCTGGTCGGCCTCGACCCCGAACGCACCCTGCGCAGCTATCCGCACGAGCTCTCCGGCGGCCAGCGTCAGCGCGTGCTGATCGCGATGGCCCTGTCCCGGGACCCGAAGCTGATCGTCGCCGACGAGCCGACGACCGCGCTGGACGTCACCGTGCAGGCGCAGATCATAGAGCTGCTGCTGAGGCTGCGCCAGGAGCTGGGCTTCGCCCTGATCCTGGTCTCGCACGACCTCGCGCTGGTCTCGGACGTCACCGACCGGGTGGTCGTGATGTACGGCGGCCAGATCGTGGAGACGGGCGTGACCGCCGACCTGGTGGAGGCACCGGCGCACCACTACACGCGGGGTCTGCTCGGCAGCGTGCTCTCGCTGGAGTCGGCGCAGGAGCGGATGACGCAGATCAAGGGCGTGGTCCCCTCCCCCGCCGACTTCCCCGCGGGCTGCCGCTTCGCGGACCGCTGCCCGCTGGCGAGCGAGGTGTGCCGGACGACCGCGCCCGCCCTCGCGGGAACACCGACGCACACGGCGGCCTGCCACCACCCGGCGATCCTCCTGTCCCCGACGGACCGCTCCGAGAGCGAGGCGGTGACATGA
- a CDS encoding oligopeptide/dipeptide ABC transporter ATP-binding protein: MSASETNTLVELSDAHVVHKARSGGLFTRDKVYALTGAELTIAPGETVGVVGESGCGKSTLAKVLVGVQRPTSGSVAFRGRDLWAMTPAERRTAVGAGTGMIFQDPSTALNRRLPVRQILRDPLDVHERGTKREREDRVRELMSLVGLPRALTDALPGQLSGGQRQRVAIARALALDPDLVVADEPTSALDVSVRAQILNLLLDLKERLGLALVFVSHDIQTVRRMSDRVITMYLGRIVEEAPAAGVTDGSRHPYTRALFSATPGLLDPIDPIPLVGPVPSATRPPSGCPFRTRCWKADGVCAEVMPEFSAASSPAHRYRCHHPVEEGEATRDLVRQSHSSREP, translated from the coding sequence ATGAGCGCGAGCGAGACGAACACTCTGGTCGAGCTGTCCGACGCGCACGTCGTGCACAAGGCGCGCAGTGGTGGGCTGTTCACCCGGGACAAGGTGTACGCCCTGACCGGCGCCGAGCTCACCATCGCGCCCGGCGAGACGGTGGGCGTGGTCGGCGAGTCGGGGTGCGGCAAGTCGACGCTGGCGAAGGTGCTGGTCGGGGTGCAGCGGCCGACGTCGGGGAGCGTGGCGTTCCGCGGCCGTGATCTGTGGGCCATGACGCCTGCCGAGCGCAGGACGGCCGTGGGCGCCGGCACGGGCATGATCTTCCAGGACCCGTCGACGGCCCTGAACCGCCGGCTGCCGGTCCGGCAGATACTGCGGGACCCGCTGGACGTGCACGAACGCGGCACCAAGCGCGAGCGCGAGGACCGGGTGCGGGAGCTGATGTCCCTGGTGGGCCTGCCTCGCGCCCTGACCGACGCCCTGCCGGGCCAGCTGTCGGGCGGTCAGCGCCAGCGCGTCGCCATCGCCCGCGCGCTGGCCCTGGACCCCGACCTGGTGGTGGCGGACGAGCCGACGAGTGCCCTGGACGTGTCGGTGCGCGCCCAGATCCTGAACCTCCTGCTGGACCTGAAGGAGCGCCTCGGCCTGGCCCTGGTCTTCGTCTCGCACGACATCCAGACGGTACGGCGGATGAGCGACCGGGTGATCACGATGTACCTGGGCCGGATCGTCGAGGAGGCCCCGGCGGCCGGTGTCACCGACGGCTCCCGGCACCCGTACACCCGCGCCCTGTTCTCCGCGACCCCGGGGCTGCTGGACCCGATCGATCCGATCCCGCTGGTCGGGCCGGTCCCGTCGGCGACCCGGCCGCCCAGTGGATGCCCCTTCCGGACCAGGTGCTGGAAGGCGGACGGGGTATGTGCGGAGGTGATGCCGGAGTTCTCGGCCGCGTCGAGCCCCGCGCACCGTTACAGGTGTCACCATCCAGTGGAGGAGGGCGAGGCCACCCGCGACCTCGTACGACAGAGCCACAGTTCCAGGGAGCCCTGA
- a CDS encoding ABC transporter permease, producing MITVVRILARRVLLLVPLMLGIVLFVFLVMRFSDVDPASAFFQGANPTPQQLHDFREQNGLLDPLPVRYVVFIGDLVHGDMGTSALTRAPVVDQVMTALPLTIQLTFLGLGIAVVLSLVGGVTAAIYRDRLPDQIIRVVSLTGVAAPGFWLALLMIQYLAVDLGWFPTGGYINPADSFTGWLKTMTLPALALSLPVAAQLTRIVRTSVVEELDKDYVRTAIGSGLPPRVVVGRNVLRNALINPLTVLGLRVGYLLGGAVVIETIFSLPGMGKLMIDAVKNGDPAVVQGVVITTAIGFVVVNLVIDILYLLVNPRLREAT from the coding sequence GTGATCACCGTCGTCAGGATCCTGGCCAGGCGCGTTCTGCTGCTCGTGCCGCTGATGCTGGGCATCGTGCTGTTCGTGTTCCTGGTCATGCGGTTCTCGGACGTCGACCCGGCGTCCGCGTTCTTCCAGGGCGCCAACCCGACGCCGCAGCAGCTGCACGACTTCCGCGAGCAGAACGGCCTGCTGGATCCCCTGCCCGTCCGCTACGTCGTCTTCATCGGCGACCTGGTCCACGGCGACATGGGCACCAGCGCCCTGACCCGGGCGCCGGTCGTAGACCAGGTGATGACCGCGCTGCCGCTGACCATCCAGCTCACCTTCCTGGGGCTCGGCATCGCGGTCGTCCTGTCGCTGGTCGGCGGCGTCACCGCGGCCATCTACCGCGACCGCCTGCCCGACCAGATCATCCGCGTCGTCTCCCTCACCGGGGTCGCCGCACCCGGCTTCTGGCTGGCGCTGCTGATGATCCAGTACCTCGCCGTCGACCTCGGCTGGTTCCCGACCGGCGGCTACATCAACCCGGCCGACTCCTTCACCGGCTGGCTGAAGACGATGACCCTGCCCGCCCTCGCGCTGTCGCTGCCGGTGGCGGCGCAGCTGACCCGGATCGTGCGCACGTCGGTGGTGGAGGAACTCGACAAGGACTACGTCCGCACGGCGATCGGCAGCGGCCTGCCGCCGCGGGTCGTGGTCGGCCGGAACGTGCTCCGCAACGCCCTGATCAACCCGCTGACCGTGCTCGGGCTGCGGGTCGGCTATCTGCTGGGCGGCGCGGTCGTCATCGAGACGATCTTCTCCCTGCCGGGCATGGGGAAGCTGATGATCGACGCGGTGAAGAACGGTGACCCGGCCGTGGTCCAGGGCGTCGTCATCACCACGGCGATCGGCTTCGTCGTCGTCAACCTCGTCATCGACATCCTGTATCTGCTGGTCAACCCGCGGCTGCGGGAGGCGACATGA
- a CDS encoding SigE family RNA polymerase sigma factor yields the protein MQAEQEAQFQEFVRARWSHLVRTAYLLTGDTHHAEDLTQTALAKAYRSWRRVARADSPEAYVRRMLVSCNSDRFRKRRVAEALTAAPPDVAGRDEGYAGVDERGALIGALAQLPPKQRAVVVMRYWEDLSESEVADVLGCSVGTVKSQASKGLAKLRACPGLARMTPSGQGGSR from the coding sequence ATGCAGGCCGAACAAGAGGCCCAGTTCCAGGAGTTCGTCAGGGCGCGGTGGTCCCACCTGGTGCGGACCGCGTATCTCCTCACCGGTGACACGCACCACGCCGAGGACCTGACGCAGACGGCGCTGGCGAAGGCGTACCGCTCATGGCGGCGGGTGGCGCGTGCCGACAGTCCGGAGGCCTACGTCCGGCGGATGCTGGTCAGCTGCAACAGCGACCGGTTCCGCAAGCGACGGGTGGCCGAGGCGCTGACCGCCGCGCCGCCCGACGTGGCGGGGCGCGACGAGGGCTACGCGGGCGTGGACGAGCGCGGTGCGCTCATCGGCGCGCTGGCCCAACTCCCGCCCAAACAGCGGGCGGTGGTGGTCATGCGCTACTGGGAGGACCTGTCGGAGTCGGAGGTCGCCGATGTGCTCGGCTGCTCCGTCGGCACGGTCAAGAGCCAGGCGTCGAAGGGGCTGGCGAAGTTGCGTGCGTGTCCGGGGCTCGCCCGGATGACGCCGTCCGGGCAGGGAGGCAGCAGGTGA
- a CDS encoding VOC family protein, protein MDISIHASFLPHDDPDASLAFYRDALGFEVRTDVGQGKMRWITVGPAGQPGTSILLAPPAADPGVTDDERRVIAEMMAKGTYGWILLATGNVDDTFEKVQASGAEVVQEPTDQPYGIRDCAFRDPAGNLVRVQERG, encoded by the coding sequence ATGGACATCAGCATTCACGCCAGTTTTCTTCCGCACGACGACCCGGACGCGTCCCTGGCCTTCTACCGCGACGCCCTCGGCTTCGAGGTGCGCACCGACGTGGGCCAGGGCAAGATGCGCTGGATCACGGTCGGCCCGGCGGGTCAGCCCGGCACGTCCATCCTGCTCGCGCCGCCCGCCGCGGACCCCGGCGTCACCGACGACGAGCGCCGTGTCATCGCCGAGATGATGGCCAAGGGCACCTATGGCTGGATCCTGCTGGCCACCGGGAACGTCGATGACACCTTCGAGAAGGTGCAGGCGAGCGGCGCCGAGGTCGTCCAGGAGCCCACCGACCAGCCTTACGGCATCCGCGACTGTGCCTTCCGCGACCCCGCGGGCAATCTGGTCCGTGTCCAGGAGCGGGGCTGA
- a CDS encoding ABC transporter substrate-binding protein encodes MRDVTHDVPALHRRSFLKYTGALGAAAAVSASLSACSSGPESTNETGGGGGANRTLTAVIGYGNDGSWDPTQTASAFCMAANNHIYEGLLDTDPISREPYAALATQVPADPNATSWKFTLRAGARFHDGKPVTADDVVFVFDRILAPKTQTLAKGFFVSWLKEVRKIDAQNVELVLKFPFPDGLSRLTLAKIMPKHVFSQPGAWDEAIKGKAIGSGPYMQAAHHPKSNTTFEAYADYNGPRKAAFKKMNWLTIVDAAPRVARISGASAGAQIADNIPYANIGQLESGGLTVAGGAGMNNLFLMFNTRHKPFDDVRVRQALHYAIDTGKMIEVALKGHGKPSSSFLNQSNPSFRPARTVYDYDPDKAKALLKQAGVSGLKIEILAVNVSWIVDCLPTIKASWDAIGVKTTLSPQETTAVFTKMDQKQDYQVVAAASNPNQFGLDADLIMHYNYGPENLWMQYTRWADNSVAKALFKDMDRATQEPDAEKKKTMVQDYIDIVAEQAVLYPVVHNELMTAWNPRELTGIRAQPYPGINLLQAKWA; translated from the coding sequence GTGCGCGACGTGACCCACGACGTGCCGGCGCTGCACCGCCGGTCGTTCCTGAAGTACACCGGCGCGCTGGGCGCGGCCGCCGCCGTCTCCGCGTCCCTTTCGGCCTGCTCGTCCGGGCCGGAGTCCACGAACGAGACCGGCGGGGGCGGTGGCGCGAACCGGACCCTCACCGCAGTGATCGGCTACGGCAACGACGGCAGCTGGGATCCCACCCAGACGGCGTCCGCCTTCTGCATGGCCGCCAACAACCACATCTACGAGGGCCTCCTCGACACCGACCCCATCTCCCGCGAGCCGTACGCCGCGCTCGCCACCCAGGTGCCGGCCGACCCGAACGCCACATCCTGGAAGTTCACCCTGCGCGCCGGCGCCAGGTTCCACGACGGCAAGCCGGTCACCGCCGACGACGTGGTCTTCGTCTTCGACCGGATCCTCGCCCCGAAGACCCAGACCCTCGCCAAGGGCTTCTTCGTCAGCTGGCTGAAGGAAGTGCGCAAGATCGACGCGCAGAACGTCGAGCTGGTGCTGAAGTTCCCCTTCCCGGACGGGCTCTCGCGGCTCACCCTCGCCAAGATCATGCCGAAGCACGTGTTCTCGCAGCCCGGCGCGTGGGACGAGGCCATCAAGGGCAAGGCGATCGGGTCGGGGCCGTACATGCAGGCCGCGCACCACCCGAAGTCCAACACCACCTTCGAGGCGTACGCGGACTACAACGGCCCGCGCAAGGCGGCCTTCAAGAAGATGAACTGGCTGACCATCGTGGACGCGGCACCGCGCGTGGCCCGCATCTCGGGGGCCAGCGCGGGCGCGCAGATCGCCGACAACATCCCCTACGCCAACATCGGGCAGCTGGAGAGCGGCGGTCTCACGGTCGCGGGCGGCGCCGGGATGAACAACCTGTTCCTGATGTTCAACACCAGGCACAAGCCCTTCGACGACGTCCGGGTCCGCCAGGCCCTGCACTACGCCATCGACACCGGCAAGATGATCGAGGTCGCGCTCAAGGGGCACGGGAAGCCGTCGTCGTCCTTCCTGAACCAGTCCAACCCCAGCTTCCGGCCCGCCAGGACGGTCTACGACTACGACCCCGACAAGGCGAAGGCGCTGCTGAAGCAGGCCGGGGTCAGCGGGCTGAAGATCGAGATCCTCGCGGTGAACGTCAGCTGGATCGTGGACTGCCTGCCGACCATCAAGGCGTCCTGGGACGCGATCGGCGTCAAGACGACCCTGTCCCCGCAGGAGACGACGGCCGTCTTCACCAAGATGGACCAGAAGCAGGACTACCAGGTCGTCGCCGCCGCCTCGAACCCCAACCAGTTCGGCCTCGACGCCGATCTGATCATGCATTACAACTACGGGCCCGAGAACCTGTGGATGCAGTACACGCGGTGGGCCGACAACTCCGTCGCCAAGGCGCTGTTCAAGGACATGGACCGGGCGACCCAGGAGCCGGACGCCGAGAAGAAGAAGACAATGGTCCAGGACTACATCGACATCGTCGCCGAGCAGGCCGTCCTCTACCCGGTCGTCCACAACGAGCTGATGACCGCGTGGAACCCGAGGGAGCTCACCGGGATAAGGGCACAGCCGTACCCCGGCATCAACCTCCTCCAGGCCAAGTGGGCCTAG